The Thermonema lapsum genome window below encodes:
- the recQ gene encoding DNA helicase RecQ codes for MSVGQKNAQLKSKLKEIFGYNQFRGNQEQIIENLLAGKHTFVIMPTGAGKSLCYQLPAVIMQGTALVISPLIALMKNQVDQLNAVGVEAHFLNSTLSKSEIQQVRESVLAGSTKLLYVAPESLGKEENLDLFKQAKISFVAVDEAHCISEWGHDFRPEYRKIRSVIDQIGELPIIALTATATPKVQQDIIKNLGIEDATVFKSSFNRPNLYYEVRPKIESEKQLIRFIKKHKGKSGIVYCLSRKTVEEIAELLNVNDIKALPYHAGLDADVRMRNQDAFLNEEVDVIVATIAFGMGIDKPDVRFVVHYDTPKSLEGYYQETGRAGRDGLEGHCLLLYSYDDIQKLDKFNKDKPVTERDNAKYLLAEMADYAESGLCRRRQLLHYFGEYYEEDNCEMCDNCTNPTPQFKVDKEVQWALEAVEATGERFGIDHLIDVLMEQPNDYIKSYEHNKLPIYGKGKKYSEKFWRSLYRQILIMGFLSKEIVEQQVIFKLTEKGKDFIAHPYIVTLHEDHDYSKTTLEELEKQESSVATQTKAYDEVLYDLLRNLRKRIAKEKGLPPYVIFQDISLEEMATTYPTTEQELEQINGVGRGKVIKFGRPFLEAIRNYVEEHDIETASEVVVKSTPSRSKTKIYIIQQIDRKIDLEEIADSLDMEFSELLDEIESICYSGVRLNLDYYINQLLEPERQEEIYDFFRSSETDSIDEAFEDALAEFEDEYTEEELRLMRIKFISELGN; via the coding sequence ATGTCGGTAGGACAAAAAAACGCACAGCTGAAAAGTAAGCTCAAAGAAATTTTTGGTTATAATCAATTCCGCGGCAACCAAGAGCAAATCATCGAAAACCTCTTGGCAGGTAAGCATACTTTTGTGATTATGCCCACGGGTGCTGGCAAATCGCTCTGCTATCAACTGCCGGCTGTCATCATGCAAGGGACGGCTCTGGTCATTTCGCCACTCATTGCCCTGATGAAAAATCAAGTGGACCAACTGAATGCGGTAGGCGTAGAAGCCCATTTTTTAAACTCTACCCTTTCCAAGTCGGAAATACAGCAGGTAAGAGAGAGCGTACTAGCTGGCAGCACCAAACTACTGTATGTAGCCCCCGAATCGCTCGGAAAAGAAGAGAATCTCGACCTGTTTAAGCAAGCCAAAATATCATTTGTTGCTGTAGATGAAGCGCACTGTATTTCGGAATGGGGGCACGATTTTCGCCCAGAATACCGTAAGATAAGAAGTGTGATAGACCAAATCGGCGAGCTACCCATCATAGCGCTCACCGCCACGGCAACCCCCAAAGTCCAACAAGACATCATAAAGAATCTGGGCATTGAAGACGCCACAGTGTTTAAATCCTCTTTCAATCGTCCCAACCTGTACTATGAGGTACGCCCCAAAATAGAAAGCGAAAAACAGCTTATCCGTTTCATAAAGAAACACAAAGGCAAGTCGGGTATTGTTTATTGCCTCAGCCGGAAAACAGTAGAAGAAATTGCAGAGCTGCTCAACGTCAACGACATCAAAGCCCTTCCCTATCATGCCGGTTTGGACGCCGACGTGCGCATGCGCAACCAAGATGCTTTTCTCAATGAAGAGGTAGATGTGATTGTAGCGACCATCGCTTTCGGCATGGGTATCGATAAGCCCGATGTGCGCTTTGTCGTTCACTACGATACCCCCAAATCGTTGGAAGGCTACTACCAAGAAACCGGACGCGCAGGACGCGACGGGCTAGAAGGGCATTGCCTCTTGCTTTACAGCTACGACGACATTCAAAAACTTGACAAGTTCAATAAAGACAAACCCGTAACTGAGCGCGACAACGCTAAGTATCTGCTTGCAGAAATGGCTGATTATGCCGAATCGGGTCTATGCCGCCGCCGGCAGTTACTTCATTATTTTGGTGAGTACTACGAAGAAGACAACTGTGAAATGTGTGATAACTGTACCAATCCCACACCACAATTCAAAGTAGATAAAGAAGTACAGTGGGCTCTGGAAGCTGTGGAAGCTACCGGCGAGCGTTTTGGCATTGACCACCTCATCGACGTACTCATGGAACAGCCCAACGACTATATCAAAAGCTATGAGCACAACAAACTACCCATATATGGCAAAGGTAAGAAGTATAGCGAGAAATTTTGGCGTTCTCTTTACCGCCAAATCCTCATTATGGGCTTTCTCAGCAAAGAGATAGTAGAACAACAGGTCATCTTTAAACTCACTGAAAAAGGCAAGGATTTTATTGCTCATCCCTATATAGTTACCCTGCACGAAGACCACGACTACTCGAAAACTACACTGGAGGAGCTCGAAAAACAGGAAAGCAGCGTAGCCACCCAAACTAAAGCTTATGATGAGGTGCTCTATGACCTACTGCGCAACCTGCGCAAACGGATTGCCAAAGAAAAAGGGCTGCCTCCTTATGTCATCTTTCAAGATATATCTCTCGAAGAGATGGCTACCACCTACCCCACTACCGAGCAAGAACTTGAACAAATCAATGGTGTGGGACGTGGCAAAGTCATCAAATTTGGACGCCCCTTCTTGGAAGCCATACGCAATTATGTAGAAGAGCACGACATAGAAACTGCCAGCGAGGTAGTCGTAAAATCGACCCCTTCCCGCTCTAAAACCAAGATTTACATCATCCAGCAGATAGACCGTAAGATAGACCTCGAGGAAATCGCCGACAGTCTGGATATGGAATTCAGCGAACTGCTCGACGAAATAGAAAGCATCTGTTACTCAGGTGTGCGGCTCAACCTCGATTACTATATCAACCAACTGTTGGAACCCGAACGTCAGGAAGAAATCTATGACTTCTTCCGCAGCAGCGAAACCGACAGTATAGACGAAGCCTTCGAAGACGCCTTAGCTGAGTTCGAAGATGAATATACCGAAGAAGAGCTACGGCTCATGCGCATCAAATTTATTTCGGAATTAGGTAACTAA
- a CDS encoding tetratricopeptide repeat protein, with protein MKPFKYLILSALFLATSLVHAQDYEFKVVASHGQVHKANSNSRLWAGVQLSRKDEVVVGTASYLGLVHKSGKTIEIKSPGTYSIAELSAKVGKSQSSTTSKYVNYVVGEMAKAEKQDINTNHRRYMDITGSVQRALLGKVAAVLPEAVVLYEPKLYLELFATDAKTKYKGYKVEIKTLFDAESESSNALKVFVIEGDKGEIDLSFLREEGLREELGLFQDEPFMMTITPIEKDSKDSKENSASLGGASMYSLRLLAPGDKLYEEVSQELGNESVETAVDYLLKAAYFEDKGLFADALRCYNKAIELAPEVEAFRSAKVDFVARHQKEIMRESAQK; from the coding sequence ATGAAACCATTTAAGTATCTTATCTTGAGTGCCTTGTTTTTGGCTACTTCGCTTGTACACGCACAGGACTACGAGTTTAAAGTGGTAGCTTCACATGGGCAAGTACACAAAGCAAATTCCAACAGCCGTTTATGGGCTGGAGTGCAGTTGTCGCGCAAGGACGAAGTGGTGGTAGGTACTGCCAGCTATTTGGGTTTGGTGCATAAGTCTGGTAAAACCATCGAAATCAAATCGCCGGGCACTTACTCCATTGCAGAGCTGAGTGCCAAAGTCGGTAAAAGCCAAAGCAGCACCACCAGCAAGTATGTAAACTATGTGGTGGGTGAGATGGCAAAAGCCGAAAAGCAAGACATCAATACCAACCATCGCCGTTATATGGACATCACCGGGTCGGTGCAGCGTGCTTTGTTGGGTAAAGTAGCCGCCGTGCTGCCCGAGGCAGTAGTGCTTTATGAACCCAAGCTTTATCTGGAACTGTTTGCTACCGATGCTAAAACTAAATACAAAGGCTATAAGGTAGAGATAAAAACACTCTTCGATGCAGAGTCAGAAAGTAGTAATGCTTTGAAAGTCTTTGTGATTGAGGGAGATAAAGGTGAAATAGATCTTTCGTTCTTGCGGGAAGAGGGCTTGCGTGAAGAGCTGGGTCTTTTCCAAGACGAGCCTTTCATGATGACTATTACGCCCATAGAGAAAGATAGCAAAGATAGCAAGGAAAATTCAGCAAGTCTGGGAGGGGCTTCTATGTACTCGTTGCGTTTGCTTGCTCCCGGCGATAAGCTCTATGAGGAAGTAAGCCAAGAGTTGGGCAACGAGTCGGTAGAAACCGCCGTTGATTACCTCTTGAAAGCTGCCTATTTTGAAGACAAAGGCTTGTTTGCCGATGCTTTGCGTTGCTACAATAAAGCCATTGAATTGGCTCCTGAAGTGGAAGCTTTCCGGTCAGCTAAAGTGGACTTTGTAGCTCGTCATCAAAAAGAAATCATGCGGGAAAGTGCCCAAAAATAA
- a CDS encoding CHASE2 domain-containing protein: protein MRKFKLLLRDTFFIAVFTVLVIIGVVNIPFDFDAFNPIEQTLDDFDITDIYYSRIRGVDIEADTNIVLVNIGNLPREGIAEQLRIIGKFSPKVIGIDAFFSHLRGEPGDTLLAEALAQTPNTVLVTKVDYKPETSSKKIKSGELVPFDTLITSHPFFMQHAVGAFANLITPATRENALISDLAGGLETCRSFAPKEVTKDGKEHIAFAVKMAEFIAPEKAKRFLERNKEVEYIHFRGNFQKFTVVDWPQLFEMHDAAMQGDEGAQAALQSIFRNKAVLLGFMGSTLNEVSPLDKFYTPMNPNYIGRAERDMYGVVVHANILSMILHEEYVEEMPTWLNLSIGTFILFFAVMLFAALYHTVDFWYDGLSLLIQTLLVLFLLYMIIIVFDKFSMKVDWGLAFLGVVLSANIVEIYYGIVSKLVEGFNKRKRLKKVDLELSSSNSD from the coding sequence ATGCGTAAATTCAAACTTTTGTTGAGAGACACATTCTTTATAGCGGTTTTTACCGTTTTAGTCATCATAGGCGTTGTGAATATCCCTTTTGATTTTGACGCCTTTAACCCGATAGAACAGACGCTCGACGATTTTGATATTACTGACATCTATTATTCCCGCATTCGTGGGGTCGATATTGAAGCCGATACCAACATCGTATTGGTCAACATAGGCAACCTGCCAAGAGAAGGCATTGCCGAGCAATTGCGCATTATTGGAAAGTTTTCGCCCAAAGTGATAGGTATAGATGCCTTTTTTTCGCATCTGCGGGGCGAGCCCGGCGATACCCTGCTTGCCGAAGCGTTGGCACAAACGCCCAATACAGTTCTAGTAACTAAGGTAGATTATAAGCCTGAAACCTCATCAAAAAAGATTAAATCCGGTGAGCTCGTGCCTTTTGATACGCTTATTACCTCACACCCTTTCTTTATGCAGCATGCTGTGGGTGCTTTTGCCAATTTGATTACGCCTGCTACTCGCGAAAATGCCCTCATTTCAGACTTGGCAGGTGGTTTGGAGACCTGCCGTTCTTTCGCACCTAAAGAGGTTACTAAAGACGGAAAAGAGCATATCGCCTTTGCTGTGAAGATGGCTGAGTTTATAGCGCCTGAAAAAGCCAAACGCTTCCTTGAGCGGAACAAAGAAGTAGAATACATTCATTTCAGAGGCAATTTTCAGAAATTCACAGTAGTAGATTGGCCTCAGCTTTTCGAGATGCATGATGCCGCCATGCAAGGCGATGAGGGTGCACAAGCTGCATTACAAAGTATTTTCCGTAACAAGGCAGTGCTCTTAGGTTTTATGGGTAGTACCTTGAATGAGGTGTCGCCATTAGACAAATTTTATACGCCTATGAATCCCAATTACATAGGCAGGGCAGAAAGAGATATGTATGGGGTGGTGGTGCATGCCAATATCTTATCGATGATTTTGCATGAAGAATATGTCGAAGAAATGCCCACATGGTTGAATTTGAGTATAGGCACTTTCATTCTCTTCTTTGCAGTGATGCTCTTTGCTGCGCTTTATCACACCGTGGACTTCTGGTATGACGGACTTAGCTTGCTGATTCAGACTCTGCTGGTGCTTTTCTTGCTTTACATGATTATCATCGTATTTGATAAGTTTTCTATGAAGGTAGACTGGGGACTGGCGTTCTTGGGAGTTGTTTTGTCGGCAAACATTGTAGAGATTTACTACGGAATTGTGAGCAAGCTGGTGGAAGGTTTCAATAAGCGTAAACGTCTGAAGAAAGTCGATTTGGAGCTGAGTTCTTCAAATAGCGATTGA
- the meaB gene encoding methylmalonyl Co-A mutase-associated GTPase MeaB → MKRRLNIEEYAEGVLAGNRIILSKAITLVESRRPQDRALAVQLLERLLPHTGSSYRIGITGVPGVGKSTFIEAFGLYLIEQGHRPAVLAIDPSSPKTKGSILGDKTRMERLSLCPEAFIRPSASGRSLGGVAHATHEAMLLCEAAGFDVVIIETVGVGQSEVLVKSMVDFFLLLMLAGAGDELQGIKKGIMEMADALVINKADGDNIKAAEQAKHAYENALHLFRAPENGWFPPVLTCSALYNKGIKRIWDTLLQFREQTQQNGFWEKNRQNQRLEWLRFALQEQLLEAFYAHEEVKNKLPDIEAAVLHNKLLPQHAARLLIELFLNQQTEV, encoded by the coding sequence ATGAAACGCAGATTAAACATAGAAGAATATGCCGAAGGAGTACTTGCCGGCAACCGCATCATACTGAGCAAAGCCATCACATTGGTAGAAAGCCGTCGCCCCCAAGACCGTGCGCTGGCAGTGCAGTTGCTCGAGCGTTTACTACCTCACACCGGCAGCAGCTACCGTATAGGCATCACGGGCGTGCCCGGTGTAGGCAAAAGTACTTTCATTGAAGCCTTTGGGCTATACCTTATTGAACAGGGGCATCGCCCCGCCGTATTGGCAATAGACCCCAGCAGTCCCAAAACCAAAGGCAGCATTTTAGGGGATAAAACACGCATGGAGCGCCTTTCCCTGTGCCCCGAGGCTTTTATACGCCCTTCGGCATCGGGGCGCTCATTGGGCGGAGTAGCGCATGCCACGCACGAAGCTATGCTATTGTGCGAAGCTGCTGGCTTCGACGTGGTCATCATAGAGACCGTGGGAGTGGGGCAATCAGAGGTGCTTGTCAAGAGCATGGTCGATTTCTTTTTGCTGCTGATGCTTGCCGGAGCAGGCGATGAGCTGCAGGGCATCAAAAAAGGGATTATGGAGATGGCAGACGCCTTGGTCATCAACAAAGCCGACGGCGATAATATAAAAGCTGCCGAACAAGCCAAGCATGCCTATGAAAATGCCTTACATCTGTTTCGTGCGCCTGAAAACGGCTGGTTTCCGCCTGTGCTCACCTGCTCGGCGCTCTACAACAAGGGAATAAAACGCATATGGGATACTTTGCTGCAGTTCCGTGAGCAAACACAGCAAAACGGTTTTTGGGAGAAAAATCGCCAAAATCAGCGCCTTGAATGGCTACGCTTTGCCTTGCAGGAACAGCTGCTTGAAGCTTTCTATGCCCACGAAGAGGTAAAAAACAAATTACCCGATATAGAAGCCGCTGTATTGCACAACAAACTCTTACCACAGCATGCTGCCCGCCTATTGATTGAGCTGTTTTTGAATCAACAAACCGAAGTCTGA
- a CDS encoding DUF4199 domain-containing protein translates to MKHPFFRTLKYGILLGCGVYTLFWILLVLIYDNPIDSTPKAMDVLLFIGISVGTTIYYKLRVAGGQLSFSEGLVMLTLTYYSLVVTQTLLLYMTLKLSPDLLDTVKQARLAALEAEKESWLKRLKTPNDFEILKQQVRMLTTAVILWQETGFRLLVGFIVSIVGATGLRS, encoded by the coding sequence ATGAAACATCCCTTCTTCCGAACATTGAAATATGGCATACTCTTGGGCTGTGGTGTATATACCTTGTTCTGGATTTTACTTGTGCTTATTTACGACAACCCAATAGACAGCACTCCCAAAGCCATGGATGTTCTCTTGTTTATTGGCATCAGTGTTGGCACCACCATTTACTATAAATTACGAGTCGCCGGAGGACAGCTCTCCTTCTCAGAAGGCTTGGTAATGCTCACGCTCACCTACTATAGCTTAGTGGTTACGCAAACGCTCTTGCTATACATGACGCTGAAGCTTTCTCCCGACTTGCTAGATACGGTCAAGCAAGCACGTCTGGCAGCGCTGGAAGCCGAAAAGGAAAGTTGGCTTAAACGGCTGAAAACTCCCAATGATTTCGAGATACTCAAACAACAAGTGCGTATGCTGACAACAGCTGTCATCTTATGGCAAGAAACCGGCTTCCGTCTGCTTGTGGGCTTCATCGTCTCGATAGTAGGTGCTACCGGCTTACGTTCATGA
- a CDS encoding dihydroorotase, with product MEDVILVSAQLVLPGHPLHLQRKYLHLRSGVLLAISDTPLSVDNALYVESPNLKVSWGWFDLRAYFPDPGFEQKETLMSGRRAAAAGGFTEVALLPNTQPVVDDKDTLRYLQSDNPHELVQLHPIAAVTKKAEGKEFSEMIDLHRHGALAFSDGLHPIQDSDLVLKTLLYLQPFNGLLIQRPEDTHITRFGIMNEGTTAVLLGLKGMPALAEHLMIQRDLALLEYAGGRIHFSCISSAQSVELIRQAKARGLAVTADVAAPYLLFDETALHNFDTVFKLNPPLRTAEDRAALWQGLRDGTLDAIVSDHQPHEIEAKQLELDLAAFGMSSIETVFAMSTMESKLPTELVIEKLSVTPRKIVGISLPPFEVNQAANLTIFDDSMEWTFEKSRSLSPAHPLLGQRLKGKVLGVVNNQKMEWFL from the coding sequence ATGGAAGACGTTATCTTAGTCAGCGCACAGCTTGTGCTCCCCGGTCATCCCTTGCACCTGCAAAGAAAATATTTACATTTACGCTCCGGCGTATTGCTTGCCATTTCAGATACTCCCTTGTCAGTAGATAACGCCCTGTATGTCGAGTCGCCCAACCTCAAAGTATCTTGGGGATGGTTCGACCTGCGTGCCTATTTTCCCGACCCCGGCTTTGAGCAAAAAGAAACCCTCATGAGCGGACGGCGCGCAGCTGCCGCTGGGGGCTTCACCGAAGTAGCTCTTTTGCCCAACACACAACCCGTAGTGGACGACAAGGACACGCTGCGCTATTTGCAAAGCGACAATCCCCATGAGTTGGTGCAGTTGCACCCCATAGCTGCCGTCACCAAAAAGGCAGAAGGCAAAGAGTTCAGCGAGATGATAGACCTGCACCGGCATGGTGCCCTTGCCTTTTCCGACGGTCTGCATCCCATACAAGACAGCGACTTGGTGCTCAAAACACTTCTTTATCTGCAACCTTTCAACGGGCTGCTCATCCAGCGCCCCGAAGACACCCATATCACCCGCTTTGGCATCATGAACGAAGGCACTACGGCAGTACTCTTGGGGCTAAAAGGCATGCCTGCCTTGGCAGAACACCTGATGATTCAGCGCGATTTGGCACTGCTCGAATACGCAGGCGGACGCATCCATTTCTCCTGCATTTCTTCTGCCCAATCGGTAGAGTTGATACGGCAAGCCAAAGCCCGCGGTCTGGCAGTAACTGCCGATGTGGCAGCCCCCTACCTGCTTTTTGACGAAACAGCACTCCATAACTTCGATACTGTTTTCAAACTAAACCCACCTTTACGCACTGCAGAGGACCGCGCCGCCCTATGGCAAGGGCTCCGCGACGGCACTCTCGACGCCATCGTTTCAGACCATCAGCCCCACGAAATAGAAGCCAAACAGCTGGAGCTTGACTTGGCTGCTTTCGGCATGAGTAGTATAGAGACCGTCTTTGCCATGAGCACCATGGAAAGCAAGCTGCCTACGGAATTGGTTATTGAAAAGCTCAGTGTAACTCCCCGCAAGATTGTGGGTATATCTTTGCCTCCTTTTGAAGTAAACCAAGCCGCCAATCTTACTATCTTTGACGATAGCATGGAATGGACCTTTGAAAAAAGCCGTTCTCTTTCCCCCGCTCACCCCTTACTGGGGCAGCGCCTGAAAGGCAAAGTGTTGGGCGTAGTCAATAACCAAAAAATGGAATGGTTCCTATGA
- a CDS encoding amidophosphoribosyltransferase, producing MCGIAFVRLRKPYEYYLEKYGTPLYGLNKLYWMMEKQRNRGQDGAGVAVVKLDVPPGYRYISRYRSIDPNPTEKIFKKIYKRIQKALEGYEEYALNAQWLKQYVPFTGEVLLGHLRYGTHGVNALENCHPQLRQNNWRSRNLILAGNFNMTNVEELFNKLISLGQHPKEKIDTVTVLEKIGHFLDEENERIYREYKGQYNKQEMSRIIEENIDLQRVLQRACKDFDGGYAIAGITGYGASFIARDPNGIRPAYFYANEEVIAVASERPAIQQAFGIRYDEIEEIKPAHALIISKDGRFEQKPFIAPQPLASCSFERIYFSRGNDPDIYRERKQLGMQLVPKILEKINYNLEETIFSYVPNSAESAFLGMIEGIERRLSQARIEAVKKQDIEQLQKLETQYARVEKLVIKDAKLRTFIADDHSRNEFVSSAYDTTLGIVRPGIDTLVVMDDSIVRGTTLEKSLLRILDKHEPKHIIIVSSAPQIRFPDCYGIDMSRFGEFVAFRAVWALLHERNMENLLEEVYHQCKKAIAQGGNHENYVKQLYAPFSDEEISDKIAEIIRPASMKARLSVVYQSVEGLHHACPHHPGDWYFTGNYPTPGGNMVANRALVNYMEGKLERAY from the coding sequence ATGTGTGGAATAGCATTCGTTCGCCTCAGAAAGCCCTACGAGTATTACCTTGAAAAGTATGGTACGCCTCTCTATGGCTTGAACAAACTTTACTGGATGATGGAGAAACAGCGTAACCGCGGGCAAGACGGCGCCGGTGTGGCAGTCGTCAAGCTGGACGTGCCCCCCGGTTACCGCTATATCAGCCGCTATCGCTCCATAGACCCCAACCCTACCGAGAAGATATTTAAGAAAATATACAAGCGTATTCAAAAAGCGCTGGAAGGCTACGAAGAATACGCGCTCAATGCCCAATGGCTGAAGCAGTATGTACCTTTTACGGGCGAAGTTCTACTCGGGCACCTGCGCTATGGCACGCACGGTGTGAATGCTCTCGAAAACTGCCACCCTCAATTGCGACAAAACAATTGGCGCAGCCGCAACCTTATCCTTGCCGGCAACTTCAATATGACCAATGTAGAAGAGCTGTTCAATAAGCTCATTTCTTTGGGACAGCATCCCAAAGAAAAAATAGATACCGTCACCGTGCTAGAAAAAATAGGGCATTTTCTTGACGAAGAAAACGAGCGCATTTACCGGGAATACAAAGGGCAGTACAACAAACAAGAAATGAGCCGCATCATAGAAGAAAACATAGATTTGCAACGCGTGCTTCAGCGTGCCTGCAAAGACTTCGACGGTGGCTATGCCATTGCAGGCATTACCGGGTATGGTGCCTCCTTTATTGCCCGTGACCCCAACGGCATACGCCCTGCTTATTTCTATGCCAACGAAGAGGTCATAGCTGTGGCATCGGAGCGCCCTGCCATTCAGCAGGCATTTGGTATTCGTTATGACGAGATAGAAGAAATTAAACCGGCTCATGCACTCATCATTTCAAAAGATGGGCGCTTTGAGCAAAAACCCTTCATTGCTCCCCAACCGCTGGCATCCTGTAGCTTTGAACGCATTTACTTTTCACGCGGCAACGACCCCGACATTTACCGTGAGCGCAAGCAGTTGGGCATGCAGCTGGTCCCCAAAATACTGGAAAAGATAAACTACAACTTAGAGGAAACCATCTTTTCCTATGTGCCCAACAGTGCAGAGAGTGCCTTCCTGGGCATGATAGAAGGCATCGAACGCCGGCTGTCGCAGGCGCGCATCGAGGCAGTCAAAAAGCAAGATATCGAGCAGCTTCAAAAGCTAGAGACTCAATACGCCCGCGTAGAAAAACTGGTGATAAAAGACGCCAAACTACGCACCTTCATTGCCGATGACCACAGCCGCAATGAATTTGTAAGCAGTGCCTACGATACTACTTTAGGTATTGTTCGCCCTGGTATCGACACCCTCGTGGTAATGGATGATTCTATAGTGCGGGGTACTACCTTAGAAAAAAGCCTCTTGCGCATACTCGACAAACACGAACCCAAGCACATCATTATTGTGTCGTCGGCGCCGCAAATACGCTTTCCTGACTGCTACGGCATAGATATGTCACGCTTTGGAGAGTTTGTTGCTTTTCGTGCCGTGTGGGCACTTCTGCATGAACGTAACATGGAAAACCTCTTGGAAGAGGTATATCACCAATGTAAAAAGGCTATCGCACAAGGGGGCAACCATGAAAACTACGTAAAACAGCTTTATGCACCGTTTAGCGACGAGGAAATATCGGATAAAATAGCAGAGATTATACGCCCTGCCTCCATGAAAGCCCGCCTGTCGGTAGTTTATCAAAGCGTGGAGGGACTACACCATGCATGCCCCCACCATCCGGGCGATTGGTATTTTACGGGCAATTACCCCACACCCGGAGGCAACATGGTAGCCAACCGGGCACTGGTCAACTACATGGAAGGCAAACTGGAGCGAGCTTACTAA
- the odhB gene encoding 2-oxoglutarate dehydrogenase complex dihydrolipoyllysine-residue succinyltransferase: MSMIEQKIPTLGESITEVTIGKWHKKNGDFVKADEVICEVESDKASFEVVAQTSGVLHIVAQEGETVPVGAVICKIDPQGSQDHKPANTTTKEAPTSKGPQPSGQVVEMKVQPLGESINEVVLGNWLKEDGAFVQTDEIIAEIESDKATFELPAEASGILRHMAKAGDTLQVGDLICKIEVVEGVPQNQESASAPTPHESSEQGNDYAKGHPSPAAKKILDEKGIPYEQVKGSGPGGRITKEDALKAEKKTDSKPDSKPATPTKQTQEPSPAPTTTGSRHERRQRMSSLRKTIARRLVAVKNETAMLTTFNEVNMQAIMDLRKQYKDKFKEKYGVGLGFMSFFTKACCIALQEWPAVNARIDGDEIVYHDYCDISIAVSTDRGLVVPVIRNAEQMTFDEIEKEIIRLANKAREGKLSIEEMQGGTFTITNGGVFGSMLSTPIINAPQSAILGMHNIVERPIAVNGEVKIAPVMYVALSYDHRIIDGRESVSFLYRVKELLENPERMLIGV; this comes from the coding sequence ATGAGCATGATTGAGCAAAAAATCCCCACTCTTGGTGAATCCATCACAGAAGTAACCATCGGAAAATGGCATAAAAAAAACGGTGATTTCGTAAAAGCCGACGAAGTCATCTGCGAAGTGGAATCAGACAAAGCCTCATTCGAGGTAGTAGCCCAAACTTCTGGTGTACTTCATATCGTTGCCCAAGAAGGTGAAACCGTACCGGTGGGCGCTGTCATTTGCAAAATAGACCCGCAAGGCAGCCAAGACCATAAGCCAGCAAATACAACAACCAAAGAAGCTCCTACCAGTAAAGGACCTCAACCTTCTGGGCAAGTAGTAGAAATGAAAGTGCAGCCTTTGGGTGAATCTATCAATGAAGTAGTATTGGGCAACTGGCTCAAAGAAGACGGCGCTTTTGTACAAACCGATGAAATCATTGCCGAAATAGAGTCAGACAAAGCCACCTTTGAGCTGCCTGCCGAAGCCAGCGGCATCTTGCGTCATATGGCAAAAGCAGGCGACACCCTGCAAGTAGGCGACTTGATTTGCAAAATAGAAGTTGTGGAGGGGGTACCTCAGAACCAAGAGAGCGCCTCCGCACCCACACCGCACGAAAGTAGCGAACAAGGAAACGACTACGCCAAAGGGCACCCCTCTCCTGCCGCCAAGAAAATACTGGACGAAAAAGGCATCCCTTATGAGCAAGTAAAAGGCAGCGGTCCGGGCGGACGCATCACCAAAGAAGATGCACTCAAAGCAGAAAAGAAAACAGACAGCAAACCAGACAGCAAACCAGCAACACCTACCAAGCAAACTCAAGAACCAAGCCCTGCCCCAACAACCACCGGTAGCCGTCATGAGCGCCGTCAACGTATGTCTTCGCTGCGCAAAACCATAGCCCGCCGCTTGGTTGCTGTAAAGAACGAAACAGCCATGCTCACCACCTTCAATGAGGTGAACATGCAGGCTATCATGGACTTACGCAAGCAATACAAAGACAAGTTTAAAGAAAAATACGGCGTAGGTTTGGGCTTTATGTCCTTCTTCACCAAGGCTTGCTGCATTGCCCTGCAAGAATGGCCCGCCGTGAATGCCCGTATCGATGGAGATGAAATCGTATACCACGACTATTGCGACATATCGATTGCTGTTTCTACCGACCGTGGTTTGGTGGTACCCGTCATCCGCAACGCCGAACAAATGACTTTTGATGAAATAGAGAAAGAAATCATACGTTTAGCAAACAAGGCGCGCGAAGGTAAATTGAGCATAGAAGAAATGCAAGGCGGTACCTTTACTATCACCAACGGAGGCGTTTTCGGCTCCATGCTGTCAACGCCTATCATCAACGCACCGCAGTCAGCTATTTTGGGAATGCACAATATTGTAGAACGTCCTATTGCCGTAAACGGCGAAGTCAAAATAGCACCCGTGATGTATGTGGCACTTTCCTACGACCACCGTATCATCGATGGGCGTGAATCGGTAAGCTTCTTGTACAGAGTCAAAGAATTGCTCGAGAACCCCGAACGTATGCTTATCGGTGTATAA